A region from the Aphis gossypii isolate Hap1 chromosome 1, ASM2018417v2, whole genome shotgun sequence genome encodes:
- the LOC114131739 gene encoding uncharacterized protein LOC114131739, which yields MPPKGEKKAKPAASGSGGGDKKPSGSEKKPAAASSEKKPEKKQPAPAPLLDTKKPAEKKSADKKPAADKKPAPEKKSAPEKKAAPEKKAAPEKKAPADKKPADKKSAPAAAEKKPADKKKDDSKAKAESSKKADQSKQGKSADKGTKRPSTETEKPGPAPKKSTASKATDSKSKKEPEKAKKEATKKKAADAPKSAPAAKKAAVDPAAPKAAKKTVAKKDKPKSATKSKTGDKKETKAADKTKKPLKGKSAAAKKLIKGAAAAAAAKLRKEKKADSAKGVKGVKVGSKRDAVKKALKSKIRTLKGPHGTRIRKIRYSVHFRRPKTFQPPRNPKYPRKSVPKRNRMDAFNIIKFPLTTESAMKKIEDNNTLVFIVHLRANKHHVKAAVKKMYDINVAKVNTLIRPDGKKKAYVRLARDYDALDVANKIGII from the exons ATGCCACCAAAAGGtgaaaaaaaag ctaaACCCGCTGCTTCGGGCAGTGGTGGTGGAGATAAGAAACCATCAGGTAGTGAAAAGAAGCCTGCAGCTGCTTCATCTGAAAAGAAACCAGAAAAGAAGCAACCTGCACCAGCTCCTTTACTTGATACCAAAAAGCCCGCTGAAAAGAAATCTGCAGACAAAAAACCTGCAGCTGATAAAAAACCAGCTCCCGAAAAGAAATCTGCCCCTGAAAAGAAGGCAGCACCTGAAAAGAAAGCTGCCCCAGAAAAGAAAGCTCCGGCTGATAAGAAACCCGCAGACAAGAAATCTGCACCAGCAGCTGCTGAAAAGAAACCCGCTGATAAGAAGAAGGATGATTCTAAAGCTAAGGCTGAATCTTCCAAGAAAGCTGATCAATCTAAACAGGGTAAGAGTGCAGACAAAGGTACCAAACGACCATCTACCGAAACTGAAAAGCCTGGACCAGCTCCTAAGAAATCTACAGCTAGCAAAGCTACTGATAGCAAATCTAAGAAGGAGCCAGAAAAGGCCAAAAAGGAAGCAACCAAGAAGAAGGCTGCTGATGCACCAAAATCTGCCCCAGCGGCCAAGAAAGCAGCAGTTGATCCAGCTGCTCCTAAAGCAGCTAAAAAAACTGTTGCTAAAAAGGACAAGCCCAAGTCAGCAACCAAATCTAAAACAGGAGATAAGAAAGAAACTAAAGCTGCTGATAAAACCAAGAAACCACTTAAAGGTAAATCAGCCGCAGCtaagaaattaattaagggagctgctgctgctgctgccgcTAAGCTCAGGAAAGAAAAGAAAGCTGATAGTGCCAAGGGTGTTAAAGGAGTAAAAGTTGGATCAAAACGTGATGCTGTTAAGAAAGCACTGAAGTCTAAAATCAgg actcTGAAAGGGCCCCATGGTACTAGAATTCGCAAGATCAGGTATTCCGTCCATTTCCGTCGCCCCAAGACTTTCCAACCACCAAGGAACCCCAAATACCCAAGGAAATCAGTTCCCAAGAgaaatag GATGGATGCTttcaatataatcaaattcCCCTTGACAACTGAATCtgctatgaaaaaaattgaagacaACAACACCTTAGtctttattgtacatttacgTGCCAATAAGCACCATGTAAAAGCTGCAGTTAAAAAGATGTACGATATCAATGTGGCCAAAGTCAACACTTTGAtcag gCCCGACGGCAAAAAGAAGGCGTATGTACGATTAGCACGGGATTATGATGCATTGGACGTTGCGAACAAAATTGGTATCATATAA
- the LOC114131740 gene encoding protein yellow-like has protein sequence MAAAAAVLLFVLVSRIAATTDKYGTFLLSGSNLEWPSVAEESGDILYGRYEPRKILVHGFQMDGDRAFVTMPRFTKTGVPWSLGVFRLDASDFEPDIRPYPDYGHYDGKSCGGGAGRACIVNVVDAYAEAGVLWALDTGTVNVLWKPLRLGPARLIAVDLATDAVIRAADLSPVTWPDSVLEHVVAVRTSCGRLYVYVSDVARHRIVVYDAAADRLHTIRLPETAAADGHRRPAVLYLVPVSVAGRSYVYFTYRHSGYVFSLDAWSRDSVAHGAVSEVGVKPVGMHVLGSDGGTNVYFRTSGGGGGGTDVWAWDVNRPLDVRSFVLVHRSYLYLTPTAVVAGWRNTVWTVESNYDEYAAGDVDCTGARTLLRPLNGGVDDCNGFL, from the coding sequence atggcggcggcggcggcggtactGCTGTTCGTCCTAGTGTCGCGGATCGCGGCGACCACCGACAAGTACGGTACGTTTCTGTTGTCCGGCTCCAACCTCGAGTGGCCGTCGGTGGCCGAGGAGAGCGGCGACATACTGTACGGCCGGTACGAACCTCGCAAGATCCTCGTGCACGGGTTCCAGATGGACGGCGACCGCGCCTTCGTGACCATGCCGAGGTTCACGAAGACCGGCGTGCCGTGGTCGCTGGGCGTGTTCCGGTTGGACGCGTCGGACTTCGAGCCGGACATCCGGCCGTATCCCGATTACGGTCATTACGACGGGAAGTCGTGCGGCGGCGGCGCCGGTCGAGCTTGTATCGTCAACGTGGTCGACGCGTACGCGGAGGCCGGCGTGCTTTGGGCCCTGGACACGGGCACCGTCAACGTGCTGTGGAAGCCGTTGCGACTGGGCCCGGCCCGGTTGATCGCCGTCGACCTGGCCACGGACGCGGTGATCCGGGCCGCCGACCTGTCGCCGGTCACGTGGCCGGACAGCGTGCTCGAGCACGTGGTCGCGGTGCGCACGTCCTGCGGCCGGCTGTACGTGTACGTGTCGGACGTGGCCCGGCACAGGATCGTCGTGTACGACGCGGCCGCGGACAGGCTGCACACGATCCGGCTGCCCGAGACCGCGGCGGCGGACGGCCACCGGCGGCCGGCCGTCCTGTACCTGGTGCCCGTCAGCGTGGCCGGCCGCTCGTACGTGTACTTCACGTACCGGCACAGCGGCTACGTGTTCTCGCTGGACGCGTGGTCCCGGGACAGCGTCGCTCACGGCGCCGTGTCCGAGGTGGGCGTCAAGCCGGTGGGCATGCACGTGCTGGGCTCGGACGGCGGCACCAACGTGTACTTCCGGACgtccggcggcggcggcggcggcaccgACGTGTGGGCGTGGGACGTGAACCGGCCGCTGGACGTGCGCAGCTTCGTGCTCGTCCACCGCAGCTACCTGTACCTGACGCCGACCGCCGTGGTGGCCGGCTGGCGGAACACCGTGTGGACGGTCGAGTCCAACTACGACGAGTACGCCGCCGGCGACGTCGACTGCACCGGTGCCAGGACGCTGTTGCGACCCCTGAACGGCGGCGTCGACGACTGCAACGGGTTCTTGTAG